AATTTCGTTTATTTTTTGCGATAAGATTCTTAATTTCTTACGCATAGAAACGTGATAATCCTCCTGCAAAAGGTAACGTGCGACTTTGTTTTTTTGCGGAGTTACCAGAAAATTGTGGCTTTGTAAAACGACGATAACGCTTTTTGCGTTTTCCAAAAGCAGTTTCGGATTAAAACGAATATCGACGTTTTTTTTAATCCATTCCATTTTCGAGTTAAAGCCGTTTTCAAGCCAATTTTCAAAAAATCGCCGGTATTCGCTTTCAACTTCGCAGACTTTCGCAAATCCGCAGTCGTCAAATCCTATTTCTGCGGAAAGACTGCGGATCTTTTCTTTAATCTGAGTCGAATTTTGCAAAAGATTATGGCGGGTATTTTTTGCAAACGCCGTATCGGTATAAATTTTATCGGATAACGTTAATTTCGCTCCTTTTACTTGAAAATAATTACCGTATAAAATAATATATACTAGAACTTAATGTTTATATCCATTAGACAGTATAAAATCTGAATTTAAGTTTTTAATTAAAGTTGCCAAATAAACGGGAAATATTTGTATTGCCGATGAAATAAATATTATTTTACCAATACCACAAAAACGGCTTGTGAAATACCTGTTAAATTGTATTTCAACAAACCTTAGTTTATTTGCTATTAGCAACAAATCAATCCTTTTGGGTTGTTCTGCTTTGTTGCTCATTAGCATATAGTTAATAGGTACATGGTCGTTTTTGTGGTAAATTATGATTATAGGCAGAGCAGCCTTTTCAGATATTTACCGCTGTCAAGTTCTTTTCTTCCTTTATTCATAAGATTTTAGATTCGGTAACAAGCATAGCGTTTTTTGTATAACTTTTTGATTCTTAAGGGTAATGTTATGAAAAAGGTGTTTTTGATTTTATTGGCGTTGTTCGCTTCTTCAATTATAGGCGATGTAGTTAAACCGCAAGCGCAAATATATCCGGCGGATAAATACAGAGAGAATGACGGCGTAAAATTGTGTTTAGTTGCAGAATACGGACTTTATGGCGACGCTTCACCGTACGGGCGGCGGCGTGCAAGCAAAAAAGCGCAAAAACTAAACAAGAAAAATCCAAATCATTATTACTTTGTTGATGATGTAGATTCAGTCGCCGTATCGTATTTCAATACTGATTTTGACAGAATTGTTCATCGTATGGACTATATTTGCAAAGTTAGAGAATATAAAAAGTGTGAATAGCAGGGAGATGAAATAATGGAAGCGACAAAACAGCAAATTTGGGAAATAATGGACGAAATTACCGAAGTGGTAAAAAAGCCGCTTCAGTATAAAAATCCATATCCATGTTATTACTTGAAAAAAGAATCAAACGAACAACTACTTGAACAAAAAATGCAAGAATTTGACAAATCAACAAAAGGACAATTAGCATTAGGGTTTAAAACAGCCCAAACATTAAGTAGCCTTTATAATGAAATAAATGCTATTCATGCGATTTACTCAAAAATATATTACGATAACGACGACGACATAAAAAACATAATGGACGAAAATGATATGATTGAAGCGGTTTTGTGTGACTATGGCTTGTATAATTACGATAAAGACGATTTGGAGTTATTTAAAGAATACGATGAAGAAAAAAGAAATAAAATGTTGAGTATCAGAAATGAAATTCAACAGTATGCAAAGGAATATAAAAAACGAAGTGATAAATTGTTGAGATTAAACGGTAAATTATTAGAAGCGTTACAGATTGCAAATGTCCCTGAATATACAGGAAAGGATGTTTTGAATATGGGGCTTGAAATTGGAAAAGAGTACGAGGTTTTTAGTAGAAATAATGGTTGGGAAGTAGCGGTATTGATAAAAATTACAAAGAAAAATTTGGTTTTTGAAAGGGCTATTTCCGGTATGCAACGATTGTTAAAAATTAAAGATGCCGGGTATATGATTAGATTTACCGGAAATGAAAAAAAACATATTTCTTATGCCAAAGAATTTATGTGGTAATTTTAGGAAAAGAAGGAAGAAAATGAAAAAGACTTTGTTGATTGTGTTAGCGGTATTTACCGCTTGTATGCTTTTTTGTTGCAGTAATGGCGAAACTTACACTTTTCGCTGTTTTTTTGCTTGAAATTTTAATTTTGCCGTAAAGAAACGGCGGGAAAGCGGTTGTTGTGTCTTTTAGGGAAATGAAAATTGCGGCTTTGAGGAGTATGGAAGATTTTGATGTTCCGGCGACAGCTAATCAAATCGGTAAACACTCTATAGAAAAAGGATATTATTCCGGCGAAACAGGAAGAGAAAAAAGCTTTAGTTGGCCTTTTATTTTAGCTTGTCTTAACGGAGATGCGAGAGTAAAAAGAATAAAAAACGAAAGAAAAAACGAAAGAGGAATATATGCTTACTATTTAGCAAGTAAAGAGGCGAAAATAAAATTTCCCGGTGAAGAAATTACGGGAAATGAAACAGACGACGGCAATGTTACAAGCAAAAAAGAAACACCGTATCTCGAAGAAGATCTGCATAAACTTTTTGTATCATATCTGAAAAACGAGGGGGTTTATGCTAAAACTATTAATCACAAACAGGCAAAACACGTTGAACCGAATCAAAATTGGACGCACCCCGATATTGTCGGAGTAAAATTTTTGAATTTAACCTTAGCGGCGTCGGCGCGCAATTTTCTGAACGCCGTAAATAAAATGGATACGTTCAATATTTACTCCTACGAATTAAAAAGAGAAATACAATCCGATAGAGAACTTAAAGAATATTATTTTCAGGCGGTTGCAAATTCGACTTGGGCGAATTACGGCTATCTTGTCGCATTTGATATTAATGACAATTTGTTGGATGAACTAAAACGACTTAACAAATTGTTGGGAATAGGTTTTATTGAATTATCTGCAAATCCGTTTGAAAGCAAAATCGTTTGTTTGGCGCAATATAAAAATCTTGATTTCGATACAATAAGTAAATTGTGCAAACAAAATGAAAAAGATTTTGTCCCGTTTATCGATAACGTAAAAAATATTGTGAGCGCAGACGAAAAGTATCATGATTCGACGTTGCGCAATTTTGAATATGAAATCTGTGACAAGTATTTTAAGGCGAACGATTACGAAAATATTGAGAAGTATTGCCTTGAAAAACACATTCCTATAGACGACACGGAAGAAGGAGTAAGAATTTAACCATATTTGCGACAGAAACAGGATTACCGCATATAAGCCGTTAAAAAGCGAGATTTTTATCGTATTTCGCCGTTTTTTCTCTTACGAAACAAAACAATCTATGCAAAATATTATTTTATTGTGAAATTAATAGGAGAATAAAAAATGACAAAAGAATTTGAAACGAAAATTTTATGTATCGGAGCCGGATATGTCGGCGGTCCTACCATGGCGGTTATCGCTCAAAAATGTCCGAACGTTAAGGTAGTCGTAGTAGATATTAACAAGGCGAGAATAGACGCTTGGAATAGTAAAAATTTACCTATTTACGAGCCCGGACTTAGCGAAACGGTTAAAGAAGCGCACGGCAGAAATTTGTTTTTCTCGACAGACGTGGATAACGAAATCGCCAAAGCGGATATAATTTTTGTTTCGGTTAACACCCCTACGAAACAGTATGGAGTAGGCGCGGGGAAAGCGAGCGATTTGCAGTATTGGGAAAAAACCGCCCGTGCGATCGTCGCCGCTTCAAATACCGATAAAATTATTGTCGAAAAAAGTACTTTGCCCGTACGTACCGCGGAGGCGATGGAACGTGTTTTAAATTCAAACGAAAAAGGCTTGCATTTTGAAGTCTTATCCAATCCGGAATTTTTGGCGGAAGGAACCGCGATAGCGGATTTGCATAATCCCGACCGTGTTCTTATCGGTTCTATGGAAACGGAAAGCGGAGTCGCCGCACGAAATAAATTGGTCGATATTTACGCAAACTGGGTTAGCCGTGAAAAAATTATCACGAGTAACGTTTGGAGCGCAGAACTTACTAAACTGGCGGCAAACGCTTTTTTGGCGCAAAGAATCTCTTCGATAAACGCAATGTCGGCTGTTTGCGAGGCGACAAAAGCGGATATAAGCGAAATTTCGCGGGCTATCGGTACGGATACGCGGATAGGGGCGAAGTTTTTGAACGCCAGCGTAGGTTTCGGCGGCAGTTGTTTTAAAAAAGACGTGCTGAATTTAGTTTATATCGCCGAGTCCAACGGACTTGCCGAGGTCGCGCAGTATTGGGAATGGGTTATTAAAATGAACGAGTATCAGGAATCGCGTTTCGTAGAAAATATGATTCGCGCCATGTTTAATACCGTAGCGAATAAAAAAATCGCTTTGTTCGGATTTGCGTTCAAAAAAGATACCGGAGATACGCGGGAAACGCCCGCCTTGTTTGTAAGCCGAAAACTTGCCGAAGAGCGTGCGTTAATCACGATTTCCGACCCGAAAGCGCTTGACAACGCAAAAATCGATATGAAAAATTTGAGCGGCGTTCTTTACGAGATTGATCCTTATATCGCGGCGAAAGACGCTCATTCCATAGCGATCCTGACCGAATGGGATTTGTATAAAACGCTTGATTACGAAAAAATTTACAAAAGTATGGTTAAGCCGGCGACGATTTTTGACGGACGAAACATTTTAGACCATCAAAAACTGTTTGAAATCGGGTTTAACGTTTATCGAATCGGAAAACCTGCATTATTGCACTACGAAACGGCGTTGATCTAAAAACGTTTCCGGTCTGCCGAAAAAAAATAAACTACCGCTTATTTTTTCCGATACTCTGTAAAAAGGGGTAAAGGATGAATATTGAAATTAAAAGCTGTGAAATTGCGTACGGCGCCTGCGGCGTCTCTTTTGAATTTGTAAAAAACGACAGTGGCAAAGCGTCGTTAATCGTGAAAAACGTTGACAACGCCGATTTGTCGCAGGAGCGAAAACAAAATTTTTTACAAAAAATATCGGAAAAATTATCAAGCGGAAAAAAACTTAGCGGAAACGAAATGAGAATGTTACAGCAAAATTCGCCCGTTTTGTTTCAAAAGGCGGTTTTTATCGAAATGGAACGCAAACAAATAAAGAGACAACTTAGCGCTTGCAAATCCAAAAAAGAAGTACAGGACTTATACGACAGGAAAATGATGCAATTCTTAACGGAACAAAAAGCGATAGAACGGACGTCGATGCCTAAAGAAAAAAAGGCGGAGGCGATGGAGTTTCTGAAAATGCGCCGCGAAGCGTTTAACG
The nucleotide sequence above comes from Chitinispirillales bacterium. Encoded proteins:
- a CDS encoding UDP-glucose 6-dehydrogenase, which produces MTKEFETKILCIGAGYVGGPTMAVIAQKCPNVKVVVVDINKARIDAWNSKNLPIYEPGLSETVKEAHGRNLFFSTDVDNEIAKADIIFVSVNTPTKQYGVGAGKASDLQYWEKTARAIVAASNTDKIIVEKSTLPVRTAEAMERVLNSNEKGLHFEVLSNPEFLAEGTAIADLHNPDRVLIGSMETESGVAARNKLVDIYANWVSREKIITSNVWSAELTKLAANAFLAQRISSINAMSAVCEATKADISEISRAIGTDTRIGAKFLNASVGFGGSCFKKDVLNLVYIAESNGLAEVAQYWEWVIKMNEYQESRFVENMIRAMFNTVANKKIALFGFAFKKDTGDTRETPALFVSRKLAEERALITISDPKALDNAKIDMKNLSGVLYEIDPYIAAKDAHSIAILTEWDLYKTLDYEKIYKSMVKPATIFDGRNILDHQKLFEIGFNVYRIGKPALLHYETALI